In Marinomonas posidonica IVIA-Po-181, a single window of DNA contains:
- a CDS encoding J domain-containing protein, with protein MSLLDDYQLLEIPTNASEQEAKSAFRRLARKYHPDKNPETDTTEHFQRLQAAYENVQNAIRQGAQTADWKPFSFTQPDPFHTAGFRHSNQSNNASDKAQEAFIRERQRAYEEMKRNNAHQEKTRNEAIKAARNTLNEKRIKALYEEAFKASENFTSDGYKGSSSQQTNYDIPPYQSFIDDEMEQSTEDRPKVHAVKLDAAKAAFRAATYIACFAAGIYATLYWQDQNALTEMDTPNPRYVAGLYPQFRIGTNYTLQASSLYAEPDSTSKVLEDIPAQVDVQVFKQQGDWLTIRYQNKNGWLPAQSTGFGSIRNARKTGCFGYPGIAPDHGELIGSAQGNSRLRILNQLPSQSLLTFQSFDGKPPFSIYLNKKQAFAANFIPRGQYRLVLETGSLYHHACQQFLFNDKKRIILDNVDFASTEQTLTLSNL; from the coding sequence ATGAGCCTATTAGACGACTATCAGCTACTGGAAATTCCCACCAATGCAAGTGAGCAAGAAGCCAAAAGTGCTTTTAGACGTCTAGCAAGGAAATATCACCCAGACAAAAACCCCGAAACCGATACCACAGAACATTTCCAACGCTTACAAGCGGCTTATGAAAATGTCCAAAACGCCATACGTCAAGGTGCTCAAACCGCTGATTGGAAACCTTTTTCATTCACCCAACCGGATCCATTCCATACTGCGGGTTTTCGTCATAGCAACCAGTCAAATAACGCAAGCGATAAAGCGCAAGAAGCTTTCATTCGTGAGCGACAACGCGCTTATGAAGAAATGAAACGCAATAATGCTCATCAAGAAAAAACTCGCAATGAAGCCATTAAAGCAGCTCGAAATACCCTTAATGAAAAACGCATTAAAGCACTGTATGAAGAGGCCTTTAAAGCATCTGAAAACTTCACCTCTGACGGCTACAAAGGTTCATCGAGCCAGCAAACAAATTATGATATTCCGCCCTATCAAAGCTTTATAGACGATGAGATGGAACAATCAACAGAAGACCGCCCGAAAGTTCATGCGGTTAAACTGGATGCTGCTAAAGCCGCTTTTCGAGCGGCCACTTACATAGCCTGTTTTGCGGCAGGCATTTACGCCACCCTATATTGGCAAGATCAGAACGCACTAACAGAGATGGACACTCCAAACCCACGCTATGTCGCAGGCTTATACCCTCAGTTTCGGATTGGTACCAATTACACCTTACAAGCCAGTTCACTCTATGCTGAGCCTGACAGCACCAGTAAGGTGTTGGAAGACATACCTGCCCAAGTAGATGTCCAAGTGTTCAAACAGCAAGGTGATTGGTTAACCATTCGCTATCAAAATAAAAATGGCTGGTTGCCAGCTCAATCTACCGGCTTTGGCAGTATTAGAAATGCCAGAAAAACGGGCTGTTTTGGTTACCCTGGTATCGCTCCTGATCATGGTGAACTTATCGGATCTGCACAAGGCAATAGCCGTCTGCGCATTTTAAATCAGCTGCCTAGCCAAAGTTTATTAACCTTTCAGTCTTTTGATGGCAAACCGCCTTTTTCCATCTATCTAAATAAAAAACAAGCTTTTGCCGCCAACTTCATTCCAAGGGGACAATATCGATTGGTGCTTGAGACAGGATCCCTGTATCATCACGCCTGCCAGCAATTTCTCTTCAATGATAAGAAACGCATTATCCTTGATAATGTTGACTTTGCTAGCACAGAACAAACCCTTACATTGAGCAATTTATAA
- the trmJ gene encoding tRNA (cytosine(32)/uridine(32)-2'-O)-methyltransferase TrmJ yields MLSNIRIVLINTFHPGNVGAIARAMKNMGLKNLYLVDPNDYPSDEATSRAAGAVDLLENATIVPTFEEAIADCSLVIGTSARHRTFQLPIMNARECAESVIPEAVNHQVAIVFGRETTGLLNEEIAQCHRQVYIDANDEYPVLNISQAVQIIAYEIWMANQNKGFAQKEIPEYPHKKDMDLFYNHLEETLYGINFIIRNHPGKVLDKLHRFFNRSRPEKQELGILRGVLAAVQREAGLVDANNHQQTDKPTSEDNNTSSSSSAS; encoded by the coding sequence ATGCTAAGCAACATTCGTATCGTTTTAATCAACACTTTCCACCCAGGTAATGTGGGGGCGATTGCCCGTGCTATGAAAAATATGGGATTAAAAAACCTATATCTGGTAGACCCGAATGACTACCCTTCTGACGAAGCTACCAGCCGTGCAGCTGGCGCGGTGGACTTACTCGAAAATGCCACCATAGTTCCTACCTTTGAAGAAGCCATTGCGGATTGCAGTTTGGTCATTGGCACCAGTGCACGACATAGAACCTTTCAGTTACCTATTATGAACGCTCGTGAATGTGCTGAAAGTGTGATTCCTGAAGCCGTTAACCATCAGGTTGCTATTGTCTTTGGACGTGAAACCACTGGTTTACTAAACGAGGAAATTGCCCAATGTCATCGCCAAGTTTATATTGATGCGAATGATGAATACCCAGTGTTGAACATTTCTCAAGCGGTTCAAATTATTGCTTATGAAATCTGGATGGCCAATCAAAATAAAGGCTTTGCCCAGAAAGAAATACCTGAATACCCACATAAAAAAGACATGGACCTTTTTTATAACCACCTCGAAGAGACACTTTACGGCATCAATTTCATCATTCGAAATCATCCAGGTAAAGTGCTCGATAAATTACACCGCTTCTTCAATCGTTCTCGACCAGAAAAACAAGAACTTGGTATTTTGCGTGGTGTATTAGCAGCCGTTCAGCGAGAAGCAGGTTTGGTCGACGCCAATAATCATCAACAAACTGATAAACCTACATCAGAGGATAACAACACTTCATCAAGCTCAAGTGCTTCTTGA